The DNA segment AACCTGTTTTTTAGGAATTCAGGCAGGGTAAGTGAATCATTAGCATTCTTCGTGTAGACTCTGAGCCTTTTTGCTATGAATTTCCAGTTCAGAAATGTCCCGATAATAAGACCCAGTGCCACCCATATCGCAGACATGCCGGAAAGGTATGCAAGCCCGGGAAGACCTATCAGAAGCCATCCGCTCATATCGGAGGCTTCAGCGCTAAGTGCCGTAACATACCTGTTAAGGCCTCTTCCACCAAGAATATAGTCGCTGACGCTGCACGTTTTTCTATAATACAAAAATCCTATGATGACCATTATGGACAGATAAAGTACAAAAGCTGCCAGAGTCTCCAGTTCATTGCCAGATAACATTACAATCTCCTATTAAAGCGGTATCCTGTCACTTTTTCAGGCATAAAATATTCCTGAGATTTCACTTTTTTGATGAAAACAGGAGCTGTTCTGTATGAATAAGGCACAAAGCGTCATTTTTGGACCTCAGGCAAAGTCCTGCATGAAGATGCTAGTACCTTATCGGTGAAAACGGCTTGTCAGAATATTCATCTGGATACCCTTGGAAAATCAGTATCGTCTATATTGAAGCGACAGATAACACCTTTGCTTAATTAATCTAAAATAATTATTATATATATCATAAGTACTTGAGATTTTGAGCTGATAAAAGTTATAATGACTGCAAATTTTCCGTATCTTTATTATCTGGACGATTTTTGCCTTTTGTTTTGTAAATTACCAAATGAAGAATTTCCTTTTTTTTCTGGTTATCAGCATTCTTCTCAGCCAGAATAAGCATTGGAACTGCTTTTTCCCCAAGGTCTAAAAGACTCTCTTCTGCGGAATCGGATACCTTGTCATCCTCGTCAAAAAGGGCATTAATAAGTTCATATATGGATTCCGGCCGGTTGATTCCTGAAATGACGAATACAGCATTCAGCCGTTTTTTCGGGTCTTTACTTTTTAGGAGAGATTTTGCTGCATTTAATCCCATCAATCCTTCTTCTCTCAGTGCGACCCAGTTTTCACTTTGGATATAGTGTTTTATTCTTTCGTTTTGTTCAATGAGAGAAATTGTATTTTTGGCAGCGGTATTTTTTTCATCAGGGCTGTTCTTAATCTTCTCATTAAGAGAAAAAACAGCGTCTGTACCATATTTTACCAGGTATACCTGAGCAGTTCCTGAAATTTTTATTTTTTTGTCATCCAGAGCTTTTATAAGAGGATCAAGTGATTCTCTGGTATTTATTCTGCCTATAGTTCTTACAGCATTCAGCCTTGTTTCATCGTTTTTGTCATAAAGAAGTCTGGAGATCAGGGAAATTGCCCCGGGGCCGATTACTTCAAGTTTGTCCCATTCTCTGTTCTGTATATAGAATTTTATCTTTTCGTTCTGCTCTATTTTATGTATAATTTCTTCAATTACTGCTCTATTGTTGTAATCGCTTTTTTCCTCTGCAATAGTCTTTAAAGCAGGTAAAGCAGTCTGCCCCATTTCTGTTAAAGCTTTTTTTGCAAGACATGAAATTTCTTCATCCATATCAGAAAGTGCATCCGAAAGCGGCCTGACAGACTCCTCAGTGCCTGTTTTAATTATAATACTGAGTGCATTTTTTCTTTTTTCAGAGTATGGATTTTTTAATTCGCTGTATAGTGGCTGTATGGAGGTCTGTCCCAGTTTTAAAATGTCGCTCCACATATTTCTGGCAATCATGTAATAAACAAGGTCATCCGCATTTTTTGGGACAGTTTTTGTTATCTCCAGTGCTTTTGCTGCATTTTCCTTATATCTGCTGTTTTTTTCACTTTTAAGGGCTGTAATAAGAGGTTTTTGAACCGCATTCCCGTATTTTACCAGTCCTTTTACTGCTTTTTCACGTATGGTTTCGTTACTGTCGTCAAAAAGGGATATCAGAAGTTCAAAAGACCTGTCATCATTTAGTTCAGCCAAAAGGTTCACTGCTGTAAGGCGGACCCGTGAATCTTTGTCTTTCAGTGAAAATTTTAAAACATCAAATACTCTTTTATCTTTGGTTTTAAAGAATGATTTTAGATAAACCATTTCTACAGCAGGGTCATTTTCAGTATATATCCTGTCGTGCAACGCACTGAATGCTTCACTGTCGTGAGTATCGGGGATTTTTTTTGCAACTTCTGTTCTGATCTCAGGTTTTCCGTAGTTGAGAGTACGAATCATGCCTCTTATACCTGGTTTTCCGATTTTTATCAATACACCTGAAATTTTTTCCTGAAGGGACTGGTCTGCGTTGTTCATTGCATTTATCAGCGGTTCAACCGCAGGTTCGCCTGTTTCTGCGATTTCGTCTGAAAATTTCCTGCTTGTAGACAAATTGTCACTTTTAAGGCCTATCAGAAGGCTTGAGACTTTTATTGCAGCTTTTTTCTTTATTTCAAGCTCTTTTTTGATTATGGCATCAATTTCGTTCTGGGTAAGCTGTTTTTTAATGTCCTTGGCTGCTGTCTCTTCTTTTTTGGAGTTAGCCTGCTGTATAAGGTCATCAATCTCATTCTGGGTAAGTTTTTTGCCAAGGAGTACGGTTGTTTTTTTGTTTTTGAGATATACGGACCTGTGCAGGAGTTCATCAATCTCATCCTGTGTCAGTTTTTTGCCAAGGAGTTTAGATGTTTCATTTTTTTTTGCAGAATATGTTTTTCCGGTCAGTCTGATGATTTCATCCTGACTGAATTTTTTTTCAAGGATCTGCATTGCGTCAGTGTCCTTTGAGTTAAGTATTCTGTCAAGAAGACTGTCCAGTTCATCAGGGTTTAGTTTTCTCCTTAAAAGGTCTGCTGTTTTCCGGTTTGACTGTCTTATAATTTCTTTTTCTCTTTTGAATTCCCTCTCTGTGAATATATCCAGAATTGCCCTTGCATTCCTTTTTACCTCATAATCATTGTCTAAAGCATATTCCCTGACATATGGAACAATTTTTGTATCTTCAATCTTTGAAAGGACACTGAGCATACCGAGCTTTTCCATTTTTGTTCCCTGTATTTCTACCCTGTGAACCTCTTTCATAAGGTAATTGAACATAAAATTGCTGTATTTCAAAAGAGCTTCCATGGCCTTTTCTCTTACACTTTGCTCAGGGTCGTTAAGTGATCGCGTAACAGGGGGAATTCCGGAGGGATCACTTATGTCGCCAAGGGCACTAAGGGATGATATTCTTACAAGTTCATTTGAATTGGAAACCATATTTTCAAGAAATGGTATTGATGAATTTCCAATCTTTGCAACTGAATTTGAACATTCCTCTCTTACATAATCTTCACTGTCTGAAAA comes from the Methanomicrobium sp. W14 genome and includes:
- a CDS encoding HEAT repeat domain-containing protein; protein product: MSDEISILIGSLDSHDKKKRREAIKKLKNMENAASVPLLKSLGSESVNVRSAAAEILGTYERNFFSTFLNLIKNGNENTRDGAARTIAWIVRNNSQTYENVSAMAMDKDYRLRQGSAVVLGYITPSTKTVINTLLYLLRDENINVRAKSAESLDSLHWKTENQTEKAFYYLAKNEWESLGKTGIHALPALNLGIKTPDPGIKKRIAVILGGIDSKNANSLLKILLEDSDKEVRQSAVAAISEKRDTSLYPLLIQSMNDSDNDVRVEASWSLKKAGLKTENVLEAAKAMMLRGNYRDVEKLGEKAIPVLIEFLGDDIPETRRKSGELLYSIGKPGTDAIKAAKNGPDQKIKCGAIEALSYIKEKKKEEPENNTTDKKDSINKPEFNSTEYWEDILKKSEFDTETIHKFSQALSDKDYVVRIIAVENLKKYGKKSYEIFCLLAEDENTSLKASSIEALGDIYEKKAVPLLLKTIDDEDGGVRKASAYSLGKIHDITTIPALIRHFSDSEDYVREECSNSVAKIGNSSIPFLENMVSNSNELVRISSLSALGDISDPSGIPPVTRSLNDPEQSVREKAMEALLKYSNFMFNYLMKEVHRVEIQGTKMEKLGMLSVLSKIEDTKIVPYVREYALDNDYEVKRNARAILDIFTEREFKREKEIIRQSNRKTADLLRRKLNPDELDSLLDRILNSKDTDAMQILEKKFSQDEIIRLTGKTYSAKKNETSKLLGKKLTQDEIDELLHRSVYLKNKKTTVLLGKKLTQNEIDDLIQQANSKKEETAAKDIKKQLTQNEIDAIIKKELEIKKKAAIKVSSLLIGLKSDNLSTSRKFSDEIAETGEPAVEPLINAMNNADQSLQEKISGVLIKIGKPGIRGMIRTLNYGKPEIRTEVAKKIPDTHDSEAFSALHDRIYTENDPAVEMVYLKSFFKTKDKRVFDVLKFSLKDKDSRVRLTAVNLLAELNDDRSFELLISLFDDSNETIREKAVKGLVKYGNAVQKPLITALKSEKNSRYKENAAKALEITKTVPKNADDLVYYMIARNMWSDILKLGQTSIQPLYSELKNPYSEKRKNALSIIIKTGTEESVRPLSDALSDMDEEISCLAKKALTEMGQTALPALKTIAEEKSDYNNRAVIEEIIHKIEQNEKIKFYIQNREWDKLEVIGPGAISLISRLLYDKNDETRLNAVRTIGRINTRESLDPLIKALDDKKIKISGTAQVYLVKYGTDAVFSLNEKIKNSPDEKNTAAKNTISLIEQNERIKHYIQSENWVALREEGLMGLNAAKSLLKSKDPKKRLNAVFVISGINRPESIYELINALFDEDDKVSDSAEESLLDLGEKAVPMLILAEKNADNQKKKEILHLVIYKTKGKNRPDNKDTENLQSL